One stretch of Xanthomonas sp. DAR 35659 DNA includes these proteins:
- a CDS encoding AAA family ATPase translates to MVSDPTASRTTYLQQQQLRLQAQLQQAQLRQTAAEAEVERHLPAVEQAVATIRRDFGARAQQAAAAVLRRERRRAWWPALLLHPLLPDWRWRAALLTFLLLALPWMSARWFGDAHGYLDWWRLLGMQGDTLQLLQRALPSLLLYALLVVGGAQLLAQHVSHDERALLGDVAKLPLALLQVASEPRPHDASTYRVTRAPWPQRALQGHWQIDAAHGDLSGARLLALHDGAEPEPQVLALLVLPDQARNAALIPIAARFDASEQAQVRALALAVAEAAVAEAQPIATLHRHVEAWMEARNQQRVLQQRLQSMQAIHRHWADVALPDATLDQILKLVDLFVSGRTPAPKGMLLHGPPGTGKTLIARKLARHAGCHFEALGVADLKAAHIGHTAPKVQAIWQRCRAKAPAILFIDECESVFARRGGSDSDSFGAELVQTFLAEWDGFHEARGQVLVIGATNRPALLDDAVMSRFTASIGIGLPDAPARARILGSELERAGFAQALDPRVVADSSGLSGRDLHTLVARVAADCLDGELDGEALLAQLRALRGKGSTRVAALDWNDVVLPAAVIEEFVGLGKELRNAETLATLGVPVPRGILLYGPPGTGKTQLARILASQSGLAFIALTGADLKAAYLGQSGQRVQAAFERARAQAPCIVFVDEIDIVAPARGADGDDALTREIVGQLLQELDGVASQAGQVFLLAASNHAAAIDPALLSRLDRQIEIGLPDHAARAAIVARLLHGKPLAFDADAAAAWLAERSDGRSGRDLQTWISRALRRAARRALQESDDAANTRLQWDDLVDAAGAGRG, encoded by the coding sequence ATGGTGTCCGACCCGACCGCGTCGCGGACGACCTACCTGCAGCAGCAACAGCTGCGGCTGCAGGCGCAGTTGCAGCAGGCGCAGCTGCGCCAGACCGCGGCCGAAGCCGAGGTCGAGCGCCACCTGCCGGCGGTGGAGCAGGCGGTGGCCACGATCCGCCGCGATTTCGGCGCACGCGCGCAGCAGGCGGCCGCCGCGGTGCTGCGCCGCGAACGCCGCCGGGCCTGGTGGCCGGCGCTGCTGCTGCACCCGTTGCTGCCGGACTGGCGCTGGCGGGCGGCGCTGCTGACCTTCCTGCTGCTGGCGCTGCCGTGGATGAGCGCGCGCTGGTTCGGCGACGCGCACGGCTACCTGGACTGGTGGCGCCTGCTCGGCATGCAGGGCGACACGCTGCAGCTGCTGCAACGCGCGCTGCCGTCGCTGCTGCTGTACGCGCTGCTGGTGGTCGGCGGCGCGCAGCTGCTGGCCCAGCACGTCAGCCACGACGAACGCGCGCTGCTCGGCGACGTCGCGAAACTGCCGCTTGCCCTGCTGCAGGTCGCCAGCGAGCCGCGTCCGCACGACGCGTCCACCTACCGCGTCACCCGCGCGCCGTGGCCGCAGCGCGCGCTGCAGGGGCACTGGCAGATCGACGCGGCGCACGGCGACCTGTCCGGCGCGCGCCTGCTGGCACTGCACGATGGCGCCGAACCGGAGCCGCAAGTGTTGGCGTTGCTGGTGTTGCCCGACCAGGCCAGGAACGCCGCGCTGATTCCGATCGCCGCCCGGTTCGACGCGAGCGAGCAGGCGCAGGTGCGCGCATTGGCGCTGGCGGTCGCCGAGGCCGCGGTAGCCGAGGCGCAGCCGATCGCCACCCTGCACCGCCACGTCGAAGCCTGGATGGAGGCGCGCAACCAGCAGCGCGTGTTGCAACAGCGGCTGCAGAGCATGCAGGCGATCCATCGCCACTGGGCCGACGTGGCGCTGCCCGACGCCACCCTCGACCAGATACTGAAGTTGGTCGACCTGTTCGTGTCCGGGCGCACGCCCGCGCCCAAGGGCATGCTGCTGCACGGCCCGCCGGGCACCGGCAAGACCCTGATCGCGCGCAAGCTGGCGCGCCATGCCGGCTGCCATTTCGAGGCGCTGGGCGTGGCCGACCTCAAGGCCGCGCACATCGGCCACACCGCGCCCAAGGTGCAGGCGATCTGGCAGCGCTGCCGCGCCAAGGCGCCGGCGATCCTGTTCATCGACGAATGCGAGAGCGTGTTCGCGCGCCGCGGCGGCAGCGACAGCGACAGCTTCGGCGCCGAACTGGTGCAGACCTTCCTGGCCGAATGGGACGGCTTCCACGAGGCGCGCGGCCAGGTGCTGGTGATCGGCGCCACCAACCGCCCCGCCTTGCTCGACGATGCGGTGATGTCGCGCTTCACCGCCAGCATCGGCATCGGCCTGCCCGACGCGCCGGCGCGCGCGCGCATCCTCGGCAGCGAGCTGGAACGCGCCGGCTTCGCGCAGGCGCTGGACCCGCGCGTGGTCGCCGACAGCAGCGGCCTGTCCGGCCGCGACCTGCACACCCTGGTGGCGCGGGTGGCGGCCGACTGCCTGGACGGCGAGCTGGATGGCGAGGCCTTGCTGGCGCAGTTGCGGGCACTGCGTGGCAAGGGCTCGACCCGGGTCGCCGCGCTCGACTGGAACGACGTGGTGCTGCCGGCGGCGGTGATCGAGGAATTCGTCGGCCTCGGCAAGGAACTGCGCAACGCCGAGACGCTGGCGACGCTGGGCGTGCCGGTGCCGCGCGGCATCCTGCTGTACGGCCCGCCGGGCACCGGCAAGACCCAGCTCGCGCGGATCCTGGCCAGCCAGTCGGGGCTGGCCTTCATCGCCCTGACCGGCGCCGACCTCAAGGCGGCCTACCTTGGCCAGTCCGGCCAACGCGTGCAGGCCGCGTTCGAACGCGCGCGCGCGCAGGCGCCATGCATCGTGTTCGTCGACGAGATCGACATCGTCGCGCCGGCACGGGGCGCCGATGGCGACGACGCGCTGACCCGCGAGATCGTCGGCCAGTTGCTGCAGGAACTGGACGGCGTGGCCAGCCAGGCCGGGCAGGTGTTCCTGCTGGCGGCCAGCAACCATGCCGCCGCGATCGACCCGGCCTTGCTGTCGCGGCTGGACCGGCAGATCGAGATCGGCCTGCCCGACCACGCCGCACGCGCCGCGATCGTCGCGCGCCTGCTGCACGGCAAGCCGCTGGCATTCGATGCCGACGCCGCCGCCGCCTGGCTGGCCGAGCGCAGCGACGGCCGCTCCGGCCGCGACCTGCAGACCTGGATCAGCCGCGCCCTGCGCCGTGCCGCACGCCGCGCGCTGCAGGAAAGCGACGATGCGGCGAACACGCGGCTGCAGTGGGACGATTTGGTCGACGCGGCGGGTGCCGGTCGCGGCTGA
- a CDS encoding NahK/ErcS family hybrid sensor histidine kinase/response regulator — protein sequence MVSSWILLLVSVGYAALLFAVAWWGDRRPLYPERPWLRPAVYSLALAVYCSSWTFYGAVGSAVRNGAGYLPIYLGPLLLLLFGWRIVERLALIARSENTVSIADFISSRYGRSRRLAALVAVIALVGVVPYLALQYKAVAMSLQVLSGQSSAGAPFYADPALYVALLMALFATLFGTRQVDATEHHHGMMLAIALESVVKLLAMVAVGVFAYVWLNGRDGQVLQSARTLFQNTPPVGFISQTLLSFLAIVCLPRQFHVAVVECSDVGDIRRARWLFGLYLMLISAMVVPIAAAGVALFGGGDVADDSIVLALPLAEGRTALALVAYVGGFSAATGMVIVSSIALATMISNDLVMPVLLRRRGHQAAGADVASRVLWIRRLAILLLALIAYGYYRSSSNDSTLASYGLMAFAAVAQFAPGVIGGLYWRGASRKGVEAGMVLGFAVWIYTLLLPALTQAGWLAPDWLHEGPFGISWLRPQQLFGMSGWDPMAHGTFWSLLLNVGTMMLVSARWRPGLDERLRAAPFLEPYSQRPAVAGDWLGQVQVVDLQALAERMVGERHARRAFAEQAQLLGREPQPNAVADRVWVQFTERLLAASIGAASARLVLTSLLRGSGMDIGEVVAVLDEAGQELRFNREILSTTLENISAGVSVVDPAMRLTAWNRRYQQMFGYPDGMLYVGRPVADLIRYNAERGELGEGRIEEQIDRRIAHLRAGTSHVFERTRSDGKVIEMRGQPLPGGGYVTSYNDITDYKRAEQALLEANETLEQRVADRSREAELAQQSKTRFLAAISHDVLQPLNAARLFASALREAHQNEEQRHLAERVDASLRAAEELLDGLLDVSRLDAGGLRPAIEDFDASVLLRELAAQYTPVAAGRGLRMHVYARPIWVRSDRRLLRRVLQNFLANALRYTRQGRIVLGMRGRGAALQLQVWDTGPGIPQHHMQQIFEEFQRYEQPFDWGEQGLGLGLSICQRISRLLGHDLDARSAVGRGSMFSIAVPRVAPAPQKQRPQRSAAASEALAGLRVLCVDNDQEILDGMRALLGRWQVEVICASTVDDALALAARAPNVMLVDYHLHDRLDGLDTLDALREAMVGPFAGALLTADGRDELKLQARERGYRVLTKPVKPASLRAFLAAYHDPIKGD from the coding sequence TTGGTTTCTAGCTGGATCCTGCTGCTGGTATCGGTCGGCTATGCCGCGCTGCTGTTCGCGGTGGCGTGGTGGGGCGACCGGCGTCCGCTGTATCCGGAACGGCCATGGCTGCGCCCGGCGGTGTACAGCCTGGCGCTGGCGGTGTACTGCTCGTCGTGGACCTTCTACGGCGCGGTCGGCAGTGCGGTGCGCAATGGCGCCGGCTACCTGCCGATCTACCTGGGCCCGCTGCTGTTGCTGCTGTTCGGCTGGCGCATCGTCGAACGCCTGGCGCTGATCGCGCGCAGCGAGAACACGGTGTCCATCGCCGACTTCATCTCCTCGCGCTACGGCCGCTCGCGGCGGCTGGCGGCGCTGGTGGCGGTGATCGCGCTGGTCGGCGTGGTGCCGTACCTGGCGCTGCAGTACAAGGCGGTGGCGATGAGCCTGCAGGTGCTCAGCGGCCAGTCCAGCGCCGGCGCGCCGTTCTACGCCGACCCGGCGCTGTACGTGGCGCTGCTGATGGCGCTGTTCGCCACCCTGTTCGGCACCCGCCAGGTCGATGCCACCGAGCACCACCACGGCATGATGCTGGCGATCGCGCTGGAATCGGTGGTCAAGCTGCTGGCGATGGTCGCGGTCGGCGTGTTCGCCTACGTCTGGCTCAACGGCCGCGACGGCCAGGTGCTGCAGTCGGCGCGCACCTTGTTCCAGAACACCCCGCCGGTCGGCTTCATCTCGCAGACCCTGCTCAGCTTCCTGGCCATCGTGTGCCTGCCGCGGCAGTTCCACGTGGCGGTGGTGGAATGCAGCGACGTCGGCGACATCCGCCGCGCGCGCTGGCTGTTCGGGCTGTACCTGATGCTGATCTCGGCGATGGTGGTGCCGATCGCCGCCGCCGGCGTGGCGCTGTTCGGCGGCGGCGACGTGGCCGACGACAGCATCGTGCTGGCGCTGCCGCTGGCCGAGGGCCGTACCGCGCTGGCGCTGGTCGCCTACGTCGGCGGGTTCTCCGCCGCCACCGGCATGGTCATCGTTTCCAGCATCGCGCTGGCGACGATGATCAGCAACGACCTGGTGATGCCGGTGCTGCTGCGCCGCCGCGGGCATCAGGCGGCCGGTGCCGACGTGGCTTCGCGGGTGCTGTGGATCCGGCGCCTGGCGATCCTGCTGCTGGCGCTGATCGCCTACGGCTACTACCGCAGCAGCAGCAACGACAGCACCCTGGCCTCGTACGGGCTGATGGCCTTCGCCGCGGTGGCGCAGTTCGCGCCGGGCGTGATCGGCGGGCTGTACTGGCGCGGCGCCAGCCGCAAGGGCGTTGAGGCCGGCATGGTGCTGGGCTTCGCCGTGTGGATCTACACCTTGCTGCTGCCGGCGCTGACCCAGGCCGGCTGGCTGGCGCCGGACTGGCTGCACGAAGGACCGTTCGGCATCTCCTGGCTGCGCCCGCAGCAGTTGTTCGGCATGAGCGGCTGGGACCCCATGGCGCACGGCACGTTCTGGTCGCTGCTGCTCAACGTCGGCACGATGATGCTGGTGTCGGCGCGCTGGCGCCCGGGCCTGGACGAACGGCTGCGCGCGGCGCCGTTCCTGGAGCCGTACTCGCAGCGCCCGGCGGTGGCCGGCGACTGGCTCGGGCAGGTGCAGGTGGTGGACCTGCAGGCCCTGGCCGAGCGCATGGTCGGCGAGCGCCATGCGCGCCGCGCCTTCGCCGAGCAGGCGCAACTGCTCGGCCGCGAGCCGCAACCCAATGCGGTGGCCGACCGCGTCTGGGTGCAGTTCACCGAACGCCTGCTCGCCGCCTCGATCGGCGCCGCCTCCGCGCGCCTGGTGCTGACCAGTCTGCTGCGCGGCTCGGGCATGGATATCGGCGAGGTGGTGGCGGTGCTCGACGAGGCCGGGCAGGAGTTGCGCTTCAACCGCGAGATCCTGTCCACCACGCTGGAGAACATCAGCGCCGGGGTCAGCGTGGTCGATCCGGCGATGCGCCTGACCGCGTGGAACCGCCGCTACCAGCAGATGTTCGGCTACCCCGACGGCATGCTCTATGTCGGCCGCCCGGTCGCCGACCTGATCCGCTACAACGCCGAGCGCGGCGAACTGGGCGAGGGCCGGATCGAGGAGCAGATCGACCGCCGCATCGCGCACCTGCGCGCGGGCACCTCGCACGTGTTCGAGCGCACCCGCAGCGACGGCAAGGTGATCGAGATGCGCGGCCAGCCGCTGCCCGGCGGCGGCTATGTCACCAGCTACAACGACATCACCGACTACAAGCGCGCCGAACAGGCGCTGCTGGAAGCCAACGAGACGCTGGAGCAGCGCGTGGCCGACCGCTCGCGCGAGGCCGAACTGGCGCAGCAGTCCAAGACCCGCTTCCTGGCCGCGATCAGCCACGACGTGCTGCAGCCGCTCAACGCGGCGCGGCTGTTCGCCTCGGCGCTGCGCGAAGCGCACCAGAACGAGGAACAGCGGCACCTGGCCGAGCGCGTGGACGCCTCGCTGCGCGCGGCCGAGGAATTGCTTGACGGGCTGCTCGACGTGTCGCGGCTGGACGCCGGCGGCCTGCGCCCGGCTATCGAGGATTTCGACGCCAGCGTGCTGCTGCGCGAACTGGCCGCGCAGTACACCCCGGTCGCCGCCGGCCGCGGCCTGCGCATGCACGTGTACGCGCGGCCGATCTGGGTGCGCAGCGATCGCCGCCTGCTGCGCCGCGTGTTGCAGAACTTCCTCGCCAATGCGCTGCGCTACACCCGCCAGGGGCGCATCGTGCTGGGCATGCGCGGCCGCGGCGCGGCGCTGCAGCTGCAGGTGTGGGACACCGGTCCGGGCATCCCCCAGCACCACATGCAGCAGATCTTCGAGGAATTCCAGCGTTACGAGCAGCCGTTCGACTGGGGCGAGCAGGGCCTGGGCCTGGGCCTGTCGATCTGCCAGCGCATCTCGCGCCTGCTCGGCCACGACCTGGACGCGCGCAGCGCGGTCGGCCGCGGCAGCATGTTCTCGATCGCCGTGCCGCGCGTGGCGCCGGCACCGCAGAAGCAGCGGCCGCAGCGCAGCGCCGCCGCCAGCGAGGCCCTGGCCGGCCTGCGCGTGCTGTGCGTGGACAACGACCAGGAGATCCTCGACGGCATGCGCGCGCTGCTCGGCCGCTGGCAGGTGGAGGTGATCTGCGCCAGCACCGTGGACGACGCGCTGGCGCTGGCGGCGCGCGCGCCCAACGTGATGCTGGTCGACTACCACCTGCACGACCGCCTGGACGGGCTGGACACGCTGGACGCGCTGCGCGAGGCGATGGTCGGCCCGTTCGCCGGCGCGCTGCTCACCGCCGATGGCCGCGACGAACTCAAGCTGCAGGCGCGCGAACGCGGCTACCGGGTGCTGACCAAACCGGTCAAGCCGGCGTCGCTGCGCGCGTTCCTGGCCGCCTATCACGACCCGATCAAGGGCGATTAG
- a CDS encoding sensor domain-containing diguanylate cyclase, giving the protein MTPHLFTRPGRALVVVLALLAGPALAQTIPGTDPYEPLLQRCHASIMQKPQASLAMAKELLGRPELPLPAQVQANGCLGAAQQMLGDSTQSMATTERLLALLEKPGLSLPVLTGGRLQAAMLLQQNRQLPRALKLLEQVQSDAARNGDTAAQISALTGIAMMRADALDDPQGALDYFRQAIALADQLQRPVRPGDMMLYYNYGYALLLLERYDEADAAFERASGVAAKLPGQDLFMHRIDGHRGEIQRVGGHLERAEAILQKTLQWQQQFDPQGAVVSLQRLARVRLQQGRGKDALAYAEQAQAMAERSRFLAETRDGLDLLSEVHAALGDTAAAARNAKQARAMDRDKARAETLDSLAKLQAEAARKLPPAAAARTQLADGAGRVAIGLAVALLLLVALVLLLRRRHRLAADQRLRDPLTGVLNRPEAERRMQALFDAQPQAKRETDSRCALLLVDVDGFKALNARYGHAAGDRALQALADCLRAHCDADDLIARWGSEEFLVIRADTSAAAAFALAGHLRGAVERLRVQTEQGEPLPLTVSVGAAPFPLLHRPDARLQDTVALAEQALHAAAQAGGNAWAGAWGTPGDVPVAPQQVLADPLRARAQGWLLLDGSDPLSWANAFATARRA; this is encoded by the coding sequence ATGACGCCTCACTTGTTCACGCGCCCGGGCCGGGCACTGGTCGTGGTCCTGGCGCTGCTGGCTGGCCCGGCCCTGGCGCAGACCATTCCCGGCACCGATCCGTACGAACCGCTGTTGCAGCGTTGCCATGCCAGCATCATGCAGAAGCCGCAGGCTTCGCTGGCCATGGCCAAGGAGTTGCTGGGCAGGCCGGAGCTGCCGTTGCCGGCGCAGGTGCAGGCGAACGGCTGCCTGGGGGCGGCGCAGCAGATGCTTGGCGACAGCACGCAGTCGATGGCGACCACCGAGCGCTTGCTCGCCCTGCTGGAGAAGCCGGGACTGTCGCTGCCGGTCCTGACCGGCGGCCGCCTGCAGGCGGCGATGCTGCTGCAGCAGAACCGCCAGCTGCCGCGGGCGTTGAAGCTGCTGGAACAGGTCCAGTCCGATGCGGCGCGCAACGGCGACACCGCCGCGCAGATCAGCGCCCTGACGGGCATCGCGATGATGCGTGCCGACGCGCTGGACGATCCGCAAGGCGCACTGGACTACTTCCGCCAGGCCATCGCCCTGGCCGACCAGTTGCAACGGCCGGTGCGGCCCGGCGACATGATGCTGTACTACAACTACGGCTACGCGTTGCTGTTGCTCGAGCGCTACGACGAGGCCGACGCCGCCTTCGAGCGCGCCTCCGGCGTGGCGGCCAAGCTGCCCGGCCAAGACCTGTTCATGCATCGGATCGACGGCCACCGCGGCGAGATCCAGCGTGTCGGCGGCCATCTCGAACGCGCCGAGGCGATCTTGCAGAAGACGCTGCAGTGGCAGCAACAGTTCGATCCGCAAGGCGCGGTGGTCAGCCTGCAGCGGCTGGCGCGGGTGCGGCTGCAGCAGGGCCGTGGCAAGGACGCGCTGGCCTATGCCGAACAGGCGCAGGCGATGGCCGAGCGCAGCCGCTTCCTCGCCGAGACCCGCGACGGACTGGACCTGCTGAGCGAGGTCCACGCCGCGCTGGGCGATACCGCCGCCGCGGCCCGCAACGCGAAGCAGGCGCGCGCGATGGACCGCGACAAGGCGCGCGCCGAAACCCTGGACTCCCTGGCCAAGCTGCAGGCCGAAGCGGCGCGCAAACTGCCGCCGGCCGCCGCCGCACGCACGCAACTGGCCGATGGCGCCGGCCGTGTCGCGATCGGCCTGGCGGTGGCGCTGCTGCTGCTGGTCGCGCTGGTGCTGCTGCTGCGCCGCCGCCACCGCCTGGCCGCCGATCAGCGCCTGCGCGATCCGCTGACCGGGGTGCTGAACCGGCCCGAGGCCGAGCGCCGCATGCAGGCGCTGTTCGACGCGCAGCCGCAAGCCAAACGCGAGACCGATAGCCGCTGCGCGCTGCTGCTGGTCGACGTGGACGGGTTCAAGGCGTTGAACGCGCGCTACGGTCACGCCGCCGGCGACCGCGCGTTGCAGGCGCTGGCCGACTGCCTGCGCGCGCACTGCGACGCCGACGACCTGATCGCGCGCTGGGGCAGCGAGGAGTTCCTGGTGATCCGCGCGGACACCTCCGCGGCCGCGGCCTTCGCGCTGGCCGGCCATCTGCGCGGCGCGGTCGAACGCCTGCGGGTCCAAACCGAGCAGGGCGAACCGTTGCCGTTGACCGTGTCGGTCGGCGCGGCGCCGTTCCCGCTGTTGCACCGGCCCGATGCGCGCCTGCAGGACACCGTGGCATTGGCCGAACAGGCGCTGCACGCCGCCGCGCAGGCAGGCGGCAACGCCTGGGCCGGGGCCTGGGGCACACCGGGCGATGTGCCGGTCGCGCCGCAGCAGGTGCTGGCCGATCCGCTGCGCGCGCGCGCGCAGGGCTGGCTGTTGCTCGACGGCAGCGACCCGCTGTCGTGGGCCAACGCGTTCGCCACCGCGCGCCGCGCGTGA
- a CDS encoding sensor histidine kinase — MPSSPSAGPLAAALRWWRAIPLADRVDRRNAAMLQLVLVFVGLYQVAAMLAVWWRVGAAIDPATLWLSAFNALAMAACFAWLRRGAFLGAARLFVVVSLALLTVSYVRLGLDAQLRSQLAQLLPVLIGGLLLSRRALWVTVAWLALVMALGAWRDAAGMFFMPAMWPRVLEVALGNLIGFVVVAVVLDQSVAALRESLALARKRGNDLARSRDRLQLEMQEKERSRDQLVHAQKMESVGRLASGVAHDFNHLLSLIMGYAARARRSDDPQQLKAALQGAEAAARRAAAVTRKLLDFSRQEATRLEVFEPAETIAGMRPMLDQLFGPDVQVRLHLHEAPCPVRFDRAQLELIVLNLAANAQQAMPEGGRFELALAPQPDAMLEIAARDTGHGMSEEVRARCLEPFFTTKPSGQGTGLGLAVSANLIAAAGGALLVESAPGQGSVFRLRLPLHAAAATAT, encoded by the coding sequence TTGCCTTCTTCCCCCTCCGCTGGTCCGCTGGCGGCTGCGCTGCGCTGGTGGCGCGCAATCCCGCTGGCCGACCGCGTCGACCGGCGCAACGCGGCGATGCTGCAACTGGTGCTGGTGTTCGTGGGCCTGTACCAGGTGGCGGCGATGCTGGCGGTGTGGTGGCGGGTCGGCGCGGCGATCGATCCGGCCACCTTGTGGCTGTCGGCCTTCAACGCGCTGGCGATGGCGGCCTGCTTCGCGTGGCTGCGCCGCGGCGCGTTCCTGGGCGCGGCGCGGCTGTTCGTCGTGGTGAGTCTCGCGCTGCTGACCGTGAGCTACGTGCGCCTCGGCCTGGACGCGCAGCTGCGCAGCCAGTTGGCGCAGTTGCTTCCGGTGCTGATCGGCGGCCTGCTGTTGAGCCGGCGCGCGCTCTGGGTCACGGTGGCGTGGCTGGCGCTGGTGATGGCGCTGGGGGCTTGGCGCGACGCAGCGGGCATGTTCTTCATGCCGGCGATGTGGCCACGGGTACTGGAAGTGGCGCTGGGCAATCTGATCGGCTTCGTGGTCGTGGCGGTGGTGCTGGACCAGTCGGTGGCGGCCCTGCGCGAGAGCCTGGCGCTGGCGCGCAAGCGCGGCAACGACCTGGCCCGTTCGCGCGACCGGCTGCAGTTGGAGATGCAGGAAAAGGAGCGTTCGCGCGACCAACTGGTGCACGCGCAGAAGATGGAGAGCGTGGGGCGCCTGGCCAGCGGCGTGGCGCACGATTTCAACCACCTGCTCAGCCTGATCATGGGCTATGCCGCGCGGGCGCGCCGCAGCGACGATCCGCAGCAGCTCAAGGCCGCGCTGCAGGGCGCCGAGGCGGCTGCGCGGCGCGCGGCCGCGGTGACCCGCAAGCTGCTGGACTTCAGCCGCCAGGAAGCGACCCGGCTGGAGGTGTTCGAACCGGCCGAGACCATCGCCGGCATGCGCCCGATGCTCGACCAGTTGTTCGGCCCGGACGTGCAGGTGCGCCTGCACCTGCACGAGGCGCCGTGCCCGGTGCGCTTCGACCGCGCGCAGCTGGAGCTGATCGTGCTCAACCTGGCCGCCAACGCGCAGCAGGCGATGCCCGAGGGCGGACGGTTCGAACTGGCGCTGGCGCCGCAGCCGGACGCGATGCTGGAAATCGCCGCGCGCGACACCGGCCACGGCATGAGCGAGGAGGTGCGTGCGCGCTGCCTGGAGCCGTTTTTCACCACCAAGCCCAGCGGCCAGGGCACCGGCCTGGGGCTGGCGGTCAGCGCCAACCTGATCGCCGCCGCCGGCGGTGCGCTGCTGGTGGAAAGCGCGCCGGGACAGGGCAGCGTGTTCCGCCTGCGGCTGCCGCTGCACGCCGCCGCCGCGACCGCCACGTGA